From Osmerus eperlanus chromosome 28, fOsmEpe2.1, whole genome shotgun sequence, the proteins below share one genomic window:
- the LOC134014883 gene encoding dematin-like, whose protein sequence is MMPKQLARTSPGSVCSLRGTSVPGSPAAAIVARMDDGVIGYKDLAAIPKDKAILDIERPDLMMYEPHFHYTPMERSELPCSRERSMSPRSLSPPTSPEVGWMDETVLYKERLENQSPGGSSPGSTIQTIRSSSTIPSSTSKTPLLHFHRPGNGTNLYKKPPIYKQEILAPIPQGKHIEDLIIESSKFPAAQPPDPSLPSKIETDYWPCPPSLAAVEIEWRKKAVSQRKDGEMNEEDEEYDDGDLEDVSPGLRLMQTQELNKIQSNLGKIILKEELEKAVPLRRKTRSLPDRTPLHAGPNGSRSVYFPATSSRIGLTRLQSVEFSSSDTDKGETGLQVPNGETQSTRMDRGTSLPSMLDEKVYPYEMLMVTHRGRSKLPPCIDRTRLERHLSSEEFLRLFEMPIEEFDCLSLWKRNDMKKKLSLF, encoded by the exons ATGATGCCCAAG cagcTGGCCAGGACCTccccagggagtgtgtgttcccTCCGAGGGACCAGTGTCCCGGGGTCCCCAGCGGCCGCCATCGTG gccagGATGGATGATGGGGTGATAGGTTATAAGGACTTGGCAGCCATTCCTAAAGACAAGGCTATCCTGGACATAGAGAGGCCTGACCTGATGATGTATGAGCCCCACTTCCACTACACTCCCATGGAGCGTTCCGAGCTGCCCTGTAGccgtgag aGGTCAATGTCgccacgctccctctctccccctacctctcccgaggtaggatggatggatgaa ACTGTTTTGTacaaggagaggctggagaatcAGTCACCTGGAGGTTCCTCTCCCGGTTCCACCATCCAGACTATTAGATCCTCCTCCACCattccttcctccacctctaaGACCCCACTGTTGCACTTTCACAGGCCTG GCAACGGCACCAATCTTTATAAGAAGCCACCCATTTACAAACAAG aaaTCTTAGCCCCTATCCCCCAGGGGAAGCACATAGAGGACCTGATCATCGAGTCCTCAAAATTTCCTGCCGCGCAGCCACCTGATCCCAGCCTGCCCTCAAAGATAGAGACGGACTActggccctgccccccctccctggccgcAGTTG AGATAGAATGGAGGAAGAAGGCTGTGTCTcagaggaaggatggagagatgaacgaggaggatgaggagtacGACGACGGGGACCTGGAGGACGTGTCACCAGGGTTACGCTTGATGCAGACACAGGAGCTGAACAAG ATCCAGTCCAACCTGGGGAAAATCATCctgaaggaggagctggagaaggctgtTCCCCTCCGCAGGAAAACCCGCTCTCTGCCCGACAGGACACCCCTGCATgcgg GACCGAACGGATCCAGATCTGTCTATTTTCCAGCAACCTCCAGCAGGATTGGTCTCACCAGG ctcCAGTCAGTCGAGTTCTCCTCATCTGACACTGacaagggagagacag GTCTCCAGGTACCG AACGGAGAGACCCAGAGCACCAGGATGGACCGAGGGACCTCCTTACCCAGCATGCTGGATGAGAAG GTCTACCCCTACGAGATGCTGATGGTGACCCACCGAGGCAGGAGCAAACTGCCCCCCTGCATCGACAGGACCAGGCTGGAG AGGCACCTGTCCTCGGAGGAGTTCCTCAGACTCTTTGAGATGCCCATAGAGGAGTTcgactgcctctccctctggaaGAGGAACGACATGAAGAAGAAGCTCTCCCTCTTCTAG